In Kitasatospora gansuensis, a genomic segment contains:
- a CDS encoding cell division initiation protein yields MQNRLDAIVTAVENARSMPMSASCVVNRAELVGLLQQLREALPAELAQAQSVMADHEQVVADAQAQADQIIQGAHSERGSLISDTEVVLRAQAEADRILGEAKAEVQTKLAEADDYVDSKLANFEVVLTKTLGAVGRGRTKLRGDASVFEQPFDEAETDGEEFRSRVSPSPEVDEYVDVKLATLETVLSKTLEAVGKGRDKLLGKASIDELGAYLAAADEAQQLKDRAEAVAAGFSEGGFDPAGGGGFDANGEEQPWYRAEVPQQQSWPEPTPAAAGWQAPEADQYAAPQYNEVYGGGYDPAGQPQTDPYGYPQQPQPSYGGQGFDTQGTQGFDYGYQQQPVYQEQPQEQQAYDAYGYPQQAAQVPQQAALDETSFFDTSMIDMTRLRELGGR; encoded by the coding sequence GTGCAGAACAGACTTGACGCGATCGTCACGGCGGTGGAGAACGCCCGCTCGATGCCCATGTCGGCGTCCTGCGTGGTGAACCGGGCCGAGCTGGTCGGCCTGCTCCAGCAGCTCCGTGAGGCGCTGCCCGCCGAACTCGCCCAGGCCCAGTCGGTGATGGCCGACCACGAGCAGGTGGTCGCGGACGCCCAGGCCCAGGCCGACCAGATCATCCAGGGTGCGCACAGCGAGCGCGGCTCGCTGATCTCCGACACCGAGGTGGTGCTGCGCGCCCAGGCCGAGGCGGACCGGATCCTCGGCGAGGCCAAGGCCGAGGTGCAGACCAAGCTGGCCGAGGCGGACGACTACGTCGACTCCAAGCTGGCCAACTTCGAGGTGGTGCTCACCAAGACGCTCGGCGCGGTCGGCCGCGGCCGGACCAAGCTGCGCGGCGACGCCAGCGTCTTCGAGCAGCCCTTCGACGAGGCCGAGACCGACGGCGAGGAGTTCCGCTCCCGGGTCAGCCCGAGCCCCGAGGTCGACGAGTACGTCGATGTGAAGCTGGCCACCCTGGAGACGGTGCTCAGCAAGACCCTCGAAGCGGTCGGCAAGGGCCGGGACAAGCTGCTCGGCAAGGCCTCGATCGACGAGCTGGGCGCCTACCTGGCCGCCGCCGACGAGGCCCAGCAGCTCAAGGACCGGGCCGAGGCGGTCGCGGCCGGCTTCTCCGAGGGCGGCTTCGACCCGGCCGGCGGCGGTGGCTTCGACGCCAACGGCGAGGAGCAGCCCTGGTACCGGGCCGAGGTCCCGCAGCAGCAGAGCTGGCCCGAGCCGACCCCGGCGGCGGCCGGCTGGCAGGCCCCGGAGGCCGACCAGTACGCGGCCCCGCAGTACAACGAGGTCTACGGCGGCGGCTACGACCCGGCCGGCCAGCCGCAGACCGACCCGTACGGCTACCCGCAGCAGCCGCAGCCCAGTTACGGCGGCCAGGGCTTCGACACCCAGGGCACCCAGGGCTTCGACTACGGCTACCAGCAGCAGCCGGTCTACCAGGAGCAGCCGCAGGAGCAGCAGGCGTACGACGCCTACGGCTACCCGCAGCAGGCCGCCCAGGTGCCGCAGCAGGCCGCGCTGGACGAGACCAGCTTCTTCGACACCAGCATGATCGACATGACCCGGCTCCGGGAGCTCGGCGGCAGGTGA